The following are encoded in a window of Phragmites australis chromosome 22, lpPhrAust1.1, whole genome shotgun sequence genomic DNA:
- the LOC133904643 gene encoding EPIDERMAL PATTERNING FACTOR-like protein 2 → MGHHLFLFLLSLALLMITITSAAGHAQAAAVTQQQETGVGSMMRSMVGSRPPSCAGRCWWCEGRHCEAVQVPITPQDLQEKRGHGHGSSGGASSHSSSLQPSSYDDHSNYKPLSWRCKCGGVL, encoded by the exons ATGGGCCAtcatctcttcctcttcctcctctcgctgGCTCTTCTCATGATCACTATCACGAGCGCCGCAGGCCATGCTCAAGCTGCTGCCGTCACCCAG CAGCAGGAGACAGGTGTGGGGAGCATGATGAGGAGCATGGTTGGGTCTCGGCCGCCGAGCTGCGCGGGGAGGTGCTGGTGGTGCGAGGGCCGCCACTGCGAGGCCGTGCAGGTGCCCATCACTCCGCAGGACCTGCAGGAGAAGAGAGGCCATGGCCATGGGAGCTCAGGAGGAGCGTCGTCACATTCTTCTTCACTGCAGCCTTCCTCGTACGACGACCACTCCAACTACAAGCCGCTCAGCTGGAGATGCAAGTGCGGGGGTGTGTTGTGA
- the LOC133904723 gene encoding CSC1-like protein RXW8, whose translation MNISALLTSAGINIGLCVLFLSLYSVLRKQPANVRVYFGRRIAEDHDQLREAFVLERFVPSTGWIVKALQLTEEEILAAAGMDAVVFNRILVFSIRIFSLAALLCVFGIIPLNYFGQDIHHVRIPSESLVIFTIGNVAVRSRWLWVHCVVLYIISGVACILLYLEYKHIARLKLLHLTSATPNPSHFTVLVRGIPKTTKESCIDVVNDFFTKYHASSYLFHQVVYKVGKVQKIMTGAKKVYNKFKHFKDNTVDQGCRAITYPCCLCGASSNSSTLLSTEFEQSKGKADSDSSLNLHDEECTAAFVFFKTRYAALVASEILQTSNPMKWVTNLAPEPDDVYWSNLWLPYKQLWIRRIATLLGSIVFMFLFLIPVTFIQGLSQLEQLQQKLPFLKGILKKKYMSQLVTGYLPSVILQIFLYTVAPIMMLFSTLEGPTSHSERKKSACCKVLYFTVWNVFFVNVLSGTVISQLNVLSSPKDIPVQLARAIPGQATFFITYVLTSGWASLSSEVMQLFGLIWNFIRKYILSMREDAEFVPSFPYHTEVPKVMLFGLLGFTCSVLEPLILPFLLVYFVLGYVVYRNQLLNVYRTRYDTGGLYWPIAHNTVIFSLVLTQIICLGVFGLKESPVAAGFTIPLIILTLLFNQYCRNQLLPLFRTCPAQDLIDMDREDERSGRIDEIHHRLHSAYCQFPDTEDVPLEKIQTVGRNEEQGSSSMSPMAKKPVRISEEICLTQH comes from the exons ATGAATATCAGCGCGCTTCTCACCTCTGCGGGCATCAACATCGGCCTCTGTGTGCTCTTCCTGTCGCTCTATTCTGTTCTCAGAAAGCAACCAGCTAATGTCAGGGTCTACTTTGGGCGGAGGATTGCTGAGGACCACGATCAGCTCCGAGAGGCTTTTGTTTTGGAGAGATTTGTTCCATCAACTGGCTGGATAGTGAAAGCCCTGCAGTTAACTGAGGAAGAGATCttggctgctgctgggatgGATGCTGTTGTTTTCAATAGAATTCTAGTATTCAG CATACGCATCTTCTCCCTTGCTGCCCTTCTGTGTGTTTTCGGAATTATTCCACTGAATTATTTCGGACAGGATATACACCATGTCCGGATTCCTTCAGAATCATTAGTTATATTTACAATCGGGAATGTGGCAGTGAGATCAAGATG GCTCTGGGTCCATTGTGTAGTCCTGTACATAATTTCTGGGGTAGCTTGCATTCTCCTATACCTT GAGTACAAGCACATTGCCAGGTTGAAGCTCCTTCATCTTACAAGTGCAACACCAAATCCAAGCCATTTCACTGTCCTTGTTCGTGGAATACCAAAGACTACTAAAGAATCATGCATTGATGTTGTTAATGATTTCTTCACAAAGTATCATGCATCAAGTTACCTCTTCCATCAAGTTGTATACAAAGTTGGGAAGGTTCAGAAGATAATG ACTGGTGCAAAGAAGGTATATAACAAGTTCAAACATTTCAAGGACAACACTGTCGATCAGGGATGCAGAGCAATTACCTACCCATGTTGTCTTTGTGGAGCCTCTTCTAATTCTTCCACGTTATTAAGCACAGAATTTGAGCAAAGCAAGGGGAAGGCTGACAGCGATTCCAGCTTGAACTTGCATGATGAG GAATGTACAGCCGCTTTTGTATTTTTCAAAACTCGGTATGCCGCACTTGTTGCATCAGAAATACTTCAGACATCTAACCCTATGAAATGGGTTACTAATCTAGCTCCGGAACCAGATGATGTGTATTGGTCCAACCTTTGGCTACCCTATAAGCAGCTTTGGATTCGCCGTATAGCTACACTCCTAGGTTCTATTGTTTTTATGTTCTTATTTCTGATACCGGTGACATTTATACAAGGACTATCTCAGCTAGAGCAACTGCAGCAGAAGCTTCCTTTCCTAAAAGGAATATTGAAGAA GAAATACATGAGCCAGCTAGTGACTGGATACCTTCCCAGTGTCATACTGCAAATTTTTCTGTACACCGTTGCACCAATTATGATGCTATTCTCTACATTAGAGGGACCTACATCGCACAGTGAAAGGAAGAAGAGTGCTTGCTGCAAAGTGCTATACTTCACAGTTTGGAACGTATTCTTTGTTAATGTCTTATCTGGTACTGTTATAAGCCAATTGAATGTGCTGTCAAGCCCAAAGGATATCCCTGTCCAGCTTGCTAGAGCTATACCTGGGCAG gctaccttcttcatAACCTATGTTCTGACTTCAGGCTGGGCCAGTTTATCATCTGAAGTTATGCAGCTCTTTGGTCTGATATGGAACTTTATAAGGAAATATATTCTGAGCATGAGAGAAGATGCAGAATTCGTTCCCTCGTTTCCCTATCACACAGAAGTACCAAAAGTTATGTTGTTTGGACTATTGGGCTTCACATGCTCAGTACTGGAACCTCTGATCTTACCTTTCCTGTTGGTGTACTTTGTCCTTGGTTATGTTGTATATCGCAATCAG TTGCTCAATGTTTACCGCACAAGGTATGACACAGGTGGTTTGTATTGGCCAATTGCACACAACACAGTCATATTCTCTCTTGTGCTCACCCAGATCATCTGCCTCGGTGTATTTGGCCTTAAAGAATCACCAGTAGCTGCAGGCTTCACCATACCTCTTATCATCCTTACTCTTTTATTCAATCAGTATTGCAGAAATCAGCTTCTCCCATTATTCAGGACTTGTCCCGCACAG GATTTAATTGACATGGACCGGGAAGATGAACGGTCAGGGAGAATAGATGAAATTCACCACCGACTTCATTCTGCTTATTGCCAGTTCCCTGACACTGAAGATGTACCCTTGGAGAAAATTCAGACTGTCGGTAGGAATGAGGAGCAAGGTTCTAGCTCGATGAGTCCAATGGCAAAGAAACCTGTGAGAATCTCAGAAGAGATTTGTCTCACCCAACACTGA
- the LOC133905110 gene encoding ocs element-binding factor 1-like → MALPLISDPAVEAFLSDIGFGIGIVPGHTPPPPATPLQDAMTVAATPPAQEEETSASAAADEERRRLRRKISNRESARRSRARKQLHLEELRARAARLRAGNRELAVRLRGLQARAALVRLGNARLRAEATALGRRLAAAQRAIVLRQLYAAGFHELQTLASLIV, encoded by the coding sequence atggcCCTCCCCCTCATCTCGGATCCCGCTGTCGAGGCCTTCCTCTCCGATATCGGGTTCGGGATCGGGATCGTGCCCGGACacacgccgccaccgccggctaCTCCGCTTCAAGACGCGATGACGGTGGCCGCCACGCCGCCGGCGCAGGAGGAGGAGACGTCGGCCTCGGCAGCCGCCGacgaggagcggcggcggctccggcgcaAGATCTCGAACCGGGAGTCCGCGCGCCGCTCCCGCGCGCGCAAGCAGCTGCACCTCGAGGAGCTGCGCGCTCGCGCGGCCCGCCTCCGCGCGGGCAACCGCGAGCTCGCCGTGCGCCTCCGCGGCCTCCAGGCGCGCGCCGCGCTCGTCCGGCTCGGCAACGCCCGGCTGCGCGCCGAGGCCACCGCCCTGGGCCGCCGCCTCGCGGCCGCGCAGCGCGCCATAGTGCTACGCCAGCTGTACGCCGCCGGCTTTCATGAGCTGCAGACGCTGGCCTCGTTGATCGTGTAG
- the LOC133905201 gene encoding transcription factor RAX2-like yields the protein MGRSPCCDKATVKRGPWSADEDARFRSHMEQHGTGGGWIELPGKAGLLRCGKSCRLRWLNYLRPDIRHGGFSPEEDRVICALYAAVGSRWSLIAAHLPGRTDNGVKNYWNTRLKKMLLGGKKPPQPHDRRQYRQAANVHLCRLGAANLTNYRL from the coding sequence ATGGGGCGGTCGCCGTGCTGCGACAAGGCGACGGTGAAGCGCGGGCCGTGGTCGGCGGATGAGGACGCGCGGTTCCGGTCCCACATGGAGCAGCACGGCACCGGCGGCGGCTGGATCGAGCTGCCGGGGAAGGCCGGCCTGCTGCGGTGCGGCAAGAGCTGCCGCCTGCGGTGGCTCAACTACCTCCGCCCGGACATCCGGCACGGCGGCTTCTCCCCGGAGGAGGACCGCGTCATCTGCGCGCTCTACGCCGCCGTCGGCAGCAGGTGGTCCCTCATCGCCGCGCACCTGCCCGGGAGGACCGACAACGGCGTCAAGAACTACTGGAACACGCGCCTCAAGAAGATGCTCCTCGGCGGCAAGAAGCCGCCGCAACCGCACGACCGCCGTCAATACCGTCAGGCTGCAAATGTCCACCTCTGCCGCCTTGGAGCTGCCAACCTTACGAATTACCGGCTGTAA
- the LOC133904256 gene encoding uncharacterized protein LOC133904256, whose translation MAQEETVPMPAAVVLSCDMLPESPRKAKAPARQLSVPPPPGWPSVTPAARSFSRARAVQPEDDPFVAAYLACTRRNGGKDGSREHKQGRRRFAWAGLGLSCKGSAGAAEHSMVKLAKRPELDPRDA comes from the coding sequence ATGGCGCAAGAGGAAACCGTGCCGATGCCGGCCGCCGTGGTCTTGTCATGTGATATGCTGCCGGAGAGCCCGAGGAAGGCGAAGGCCCCTGCGCGCCAGCTctccgtgccgccgccgccgggctgGCCATCGGtgacgccggcggcgaggagctTCTCGAGGGCCCGCGCCGTCCAGCCGGAGGACGACCCGTTCGTCGCCGCGTACCTGGCGTGCACCAGGAGGAACGGCGGGAAGGACGGCTCGCGTGAGCACAAGCAGGGCCGGAGGCGGTTCGCCTGGGCCGGGCTTGGGCTTTCCTGCAAGGGCTCCGCCGGAGCTGCGGAGCATAGCATGGTGAAGCTGGCTAAACGGCCGGAGTTGGATCCTAGAGATGCTTAA
- the LOC133904334 gene encoding pathogenesis-related protein 1-like gives MLTGRRRVLDKMSPTAMANHAAVLCLLLFAGRLAAASKTFSTAAATGGGYSTPSEPAPSSPADSTAPKDESYGTPTQATPSESVPSTGQSETQPSGEGSASPATDQTYGGASPESSEPTTGLNEKAINDIVNEHNIFRAKEHVPPLKWNATLAKFSQQYAEQLKGECKMVHSTSPYGENLMLGTGGITWKTTVDVWSAEKESYHYGPNTCDPGKMCGHYTAVVWKGTTGVGCGRVLCNNGDTMIVCSYWPPGNYDGVRPF, from the exons ATGCTTACAGGCAGACGACGAGTCCTTGACAAGATGAGCCCCACCGCCATGGCGAACCACGCCGCCGTGCTCTGCCTGCTGCTCTtcgccggccgcctcgccgCGGCGAGCAAAACGTTCAGCACCGCGGCGGCCACCGGTGGAGGCTACTCCACGCCGAGCGAGCCGGCGCCGTCCAGCCCGGCCGACTCCACCGCGCCCAAGGACGAGTCCTACGGCACCCCGACACAGGCGACGCCGTCGGAGTCTGTCCCGTCCACCGGGCAATCCGAGACCCAGCCGTCTGGCGAGGGCTCCGCTTCCCCGGCCACCGACCAAACCTACGGCGGCGCCTCGCCGGAATCTTCGGAACCCACGACCGGGCTGAACGAGAAGGCCATCAACGACATTGTCAACGAGCACAACATCTTCCGCGCCAAGGAGCACGTGCCACCGCTCAA GTGGAACGCGACGCTGGCCAAGTTCTCGCAGCAGTACGCGGAGCAGCTGAAGGGGGAGTGCAAGATGGTGCACTCGACGTCGCCGTACGGGGAGAACCTCATGCTCGGCACGGGCGGCATCACGTGGAAGACCACGGTGGACGTGTGGAGCGCCGAGAAGGAGAGCTACCACTACGGCCCCAACACCTGCGACCCCGGCAAGATGTGCGGCCACTACACCGCCGTCGTCTGGAAGGGCACCACCGGCGTCGGGTGTGGACGCGTGCTCTGCAACAACGGCGACACCATGATCGTCTGCAGCTACTGGCCGCCCGGGAACTACGACGGCGTCAGGCCCTTCTAA